One window of the Burkholderia sp. FERM BP-3421 genome contains the following:
- a CDS encoding cupin domain-containing protein, with protein MDLLSRLLTLMPVTGRLDARCHFGAPWRLDHPASGAREIPYHVLLRGEAQVDDGHAPPLRMRAGDIVLFPSGVPHVLRDAGGGAAQASHSRDEAGLEIVTNDGDGPPADLLCGRFLLPEMPRPLWRDDLPARMLVHSDSDAEDAPSAAEREARVADSRLARLIGLMREEALERGPGSATLIDALSGALFALTLRHASVGPAPPGGLLALAQRPRLQPALAAMLDAPDRPWTLPDLAALCHMSRASFARHFDDAIGRSASDVLAEIRMALASRMLAHDARPVAEIGEAVGYQSEAAFQRAFKRLVGLTPAQWRAQARQRA; from the coding sequence ATGGATCTGCTCAGTCGACTACTCACGCTGATGCCCGTCACGGGCCGGCTCGACGCGCGCTGCCACTTCGGCGCGCCGTGGCGGCTCGACCATCCGGCGTCGGGCGCGCGCGAGATTCCCTATCACGTGCTGCTGCGCGGCGAGGCGCAGGTCGACGATGGCCATGCCCCGCCGTTGCGGATGCGGGCGGGCGATATCGTGCTGTTTCCCTCCGGTGTGCCGCACGTGCTGCGCGACGCGGGCGGCGGCGCGGCGCAGGCGTCGCATTCGCGCGACGAGGCCGGGCTCGAGATCGTCACCAACGACGGCGACGGCCCGCCGGCCGACCTGCTGTGCGGCCGCTTCCTGCTGCCCGAGATGCCGCGCCCGCTGTGGCGCGACGACCTCCCCGCGCGGATGCTCGTGCACAGCGACAGCGACGCGGAAGACGCGCCCAGCGCGGCCGAGCGCGAGGCGCGCGTCGCGGACAGCCGCCTCGCGCGCCTGATCGGCCTGATGCGGGAGGAAGCGCTGGAGCGCGGCCCGGGCAGCGCGACGCTGATCGACGCGCTGTCCGGCGCGCTGTTCGCGCTCACTCTGCGCCATGCGAGCGTCGGCCCCGCGCCGCCGGGCGGCCTGCTCGCGCTCGCGCAGCGGCCGCGCCTGCAGCCGGCGCTCGCCGCGATGCTCGACGCGCCCGACCGGCCTTGGACCCTGCCCGACCTCGCCGCGCTCTGTCACATGTCGCGTGCGAGCTTTGCGCGGCACTTCGACGACGCGATCGGCCGCTCCGCGAGCGACGTGCTGGCCGAGATCCGCATGGCGCTCGCGAGCCGGATGCTCGCGCACGATGCGCGGCCGGTCGCGGAGATCGGCGAGGCGGTCGGCTATCAGTCGGAGGCGGCGTTCCAGCGCGCGTTCAAGCGGCTCGTCGGGCTCACGCCCGCGCAATGGCGGGCGCAGGCGCGCCAGCGCGCGTGA
- a CDS encoding MFS transporter translates to MVKAIAASAHDAKPGRTPLTREQIKGFWAVYAGWVLDGVDSVIYALVLVPALTELLPASGIAATPANLGLYGSILFALFLVGWGLSFIWGPLADRFGRVRTLAASILIYSVFTGAAAFTHDVWMLAACRLLAGIGVGGEWALAGTYVAESWPEDRRKMGAGYLQTGYYFGFFIAACLNYTVGAAYGWRAMFLCGLAPALLAVFTVLRVHEPGQWRRRAAREPAAAAPARQPLREILSPAYRRRTLTSASLVGVAIVGLWAGSVYEASAVVTLATRAGIDPVGAQRLASIGAALLSIATIAGCLVAPWLAERLGRRGALGVYFVGMALSIAVAFGWVYYLPNGLPAFMVSLLFLGFFGGNFAIFSLWLPEQYPTRIRATAFAFNASIGRFLGAGVNFLLGAAIHWQGSLGVPIAWTAAAFLVGLLILPAAHETRHDTLPA, encoded by the coding sequence ATGGTCAAGGCGATCGCCGCATCGGCACACGATGCGAAACCGGGGCGCACGCCCCTCACGCGTGAACAGATCAAGGGATTCTGGGCGGTCTACGCGGGCTGGGTGCTCGACGGCGTGGACTCGGTGATCTATGCGCTCGTGCTGGTGCCGGCGCTCACCGAGCTGCTGCCCGCCTCGGGCATCGCGGCCACGCCCGCCAATCTCGGCCTGTACGGCTCGATCCTGTTCGCGCTGTTCCTGGTCGGCTGGGGCCTGTCGTTCATCTGGGGCCCGCTCGCGGATCGCTTCGGCCGCGTCCGCACGCTCGCCGCGAGCATCCTGATCTACTCGGTGTTCACGGGCGCCGCGGCGTTCACGCACGACGTCTGGATGCTCGCCGCGTGCCGGCTGCTCGCGGGCATCGGCGTCGGCGGCGAATGGGCGCTCGCCGGCACCTACGTCGCGGAAAGCTGGCCGGAGGATCGTCGCAAAATGGGCGCGGGCTATCTGCAAACCGGCTACTACTTCGGTTTCTTCATCGCCGCGTGCCTGAACTACACGGTCGGCGCGGCCTACGGCTGGCGCGCGATGTTCCTGTGCGGGCTCGCGCCCGCGCTGCTCGCGGTGTTCACCGTGCTGCGCGTGCACGAGCCGGGGCAGTGGCGTCGCCGCGCAGCGCGCGAGCCGGCCGCCGCCGCGCCGGCGCGCCAGCCGCTGCGCGAGATCCTCTCGCCTGCGTACCGGCGCCGCACGCTCACGAGCGCCAGCCTCGTCGGCGTCGCGATCGTCGGGCTGTGGGCGGGCTCGGTCTACGAGGCCAGCGCGGTGGTGACGCTCGCGACCCGCGCCGGCATCGATCCCGTGGGCGCGCAGCGCCTCGCGTCGATCGGCGCCGCGCTGCTGTCGATCGCGACCATCGCCGGCTGTCTCGTCGCGCCCTGGCTCGCCGAACGGCTCGGCCGGCGCGGCGCGCTCGGCGTCTACTTCGTCGGCATGGCGCTGTCGATCGCGGTCGCGTTCGGCTGGGTGTACTACCTGCCGAACGGCTTGCCCGCGTTCATGGTGTCGCTGCTGTTCCTCGGCTTCTTCGGCGGCAACTTCGCGATCTTCTCCCTGTGGCTGCCCGAGCAGTACCCGACCCGGATCCGCGCGACCGCGTTCGCCTTCAACGCGTCGATCGGCCGCTTCCTCGGCGCCGGCGTGAACTTCCTGCTCGGCGCCGCGATTCACTGGCAAGGCTCGCTCGGCGTCCCGATCGCCTGGACCGCCGCCGCGTTCCTCGTCGGCCTGCTGATCCTGCCCGCCGCCCACGAGACCCGTCACGACACGCTGCCCGCCTGA
- the scpB gene encoding methylmalonyl-CoA decarboxylase, producing MSGASTGWFVEVERVEPRIGRIGFGNPARRHALDAALLDALDARLDALARDDVTVVTLANGSGDDVWSAGHDLGELAHDRDPIAYGKPLERVLRRIRAYPGVVIASISGSVWGGAVDLAMSCDLVLADPSARFAMTPVNIGLPYTTSGLLRFFHNLPIHVLKEMFFTAQPLDAERAAHHGLVNRVVERAQLDATTLALARTIADKAPLAVQAVKEQLRVLEDARPVPVDALERIAELRRAACASDDFTEGLRAFAERRPPVFRGG from the coding sequence ATGAGCGGCGCATCGACCGGCTGGTTCGTCGAGGTCGAGCGCGTCGAGCCGCGCATCGGCCGCATTGGCTTCGGCAATCCGGCGCGCCGCCACGCGCTCGACGCGGCGCTGCTGGACGCGCTCGACGCGCGCCTCGATGCGCTCGCGCGGGACGACGTGACGGTCGTCACGCTCGCGAACGGCAGCGGCGACGACGTGTGGAGCGCGGGCCACGACCTCGGTGAACTCGCGCACGATCGCGATCCGATCGCGTACGGCAAGCCGCTCGAACGCGTGCTGCGGCGGATCCGCGCGTATCCGGGCGTCGTGATCGCGAGCATCTCGGGCTCGGTGTGGGGCGGCGCGGTGGATCTCGCGATGAGCTGCGACCTCGTGCTCGCGGACCCGAGCGCGCGCTTCGCGATGACGCCCGTCAACATCGGCCTGCCCTACACGACGAGCGGGCTGCTGCGTTTCTTCCACAACCTGCCGATCCACGTGCTCAAGGAGATGTTCTTCACCGCGCAGCCGCTCGACGCGGAACGGGCCGCGCACCACGGCCTCGTGAACCGCGTGGTCGAGCGCGCGCAGCTCGACGCGACGACGCTCGCCCTCGCGCGCACGATCGCCGACAAGGCGCCGCTCGCGGTGCAGGCGGTGAAGGAGCAACTGCGGGTGCTGGAGGATGCGCGGCCGGTGCCCGTCGACGCGCTCGAACGGATCGCGGAGCTGCGCCGCGCGGCCTGCGCGAGCGACGATTTCACCGAGGGGCTGCGCGCGTTCGCCGAGCGGCGGCCGCCGGTGTTTCGCGGCGGTTGA
- a CDS encoding YqaE/Pmp3 family membrane protein, whose translation MRLLLALLLPWLQFFTIGRPIAGIICLLLQLTVIGWLPAAIWSVYALSQYKTDRKIEAALRGRP comes from the coding sequence ATGCGTTTGCTGCTCGCCCTGTTGCTGCCCTGGCTGCAGTTCTTCACGATCGGCCGCCCGATCGCCGGCATCATCTGTCTGCTGTTGCAGCTCACGGTGATCGGCTGGCTGCCGGCCGCGATCTGGTCGGTGTACGCGTTGAGCCAGTACAAGACGGATCGGAAGATCGAAGCGGCGTTGCGCGGCAGGCCTTGA
- a CDS encoding squalene/phytoene synthase family protein, giving the protein MATPPRAFLLGPLLKGVSRSFYLTLRVLPEGMRDPIGLAYLLARAADTIADTSLIAPAQRLELLLSLRAQVNGTPDPDALRRIAGEVAGQQMVSDEKILLESLEPALAILAQFDDGDRAAVRGIVTTLTEGMEFDLRTFPDETSGQIVALRRPDELDRYTYLVAGCVGEFWTAMTYAHQPGVLTADAAAMTARGIRFGKALQMTNVLRDCGKDLRIGRCYLPVELLGRHGLALEDLSGPDASRRARPLLVDLVRLTLDHFRAGIDYTFAIPAQAMRLRLACLWPILIGLNTLLLLVENDAWLDPARASKVRRNDVYKVLAYSVPLSLSNGLLRVWLDRLTRDIEARLGESAGAAGVRV; this is encoded by the coding sequence ATGGCCACACCACCTCGGGCTTTCCTGCTGGGCCCCCTGCTGAAAGGCGTTTCCCGCTCGTTCTACCTGACGCTGCGCGTGCTGCCGGAAGGCATGCGCGACCCGATCGGGCTCGCCTACCTGCTCGCGCGCGCCGCCGACACGATCGCGGACACCTCGCTGATCGCGCCCGCTCAGCGGCTCGAACTGCTGTTGTCGCTGCGCGCGCAGGTGAACGGCACGCCCGATCCGGACGCGCTGCGCCGGATCGCGGGCGAGGTCGCCGGGCAGCAGATGGTGTCCGACGAGAAGATCCTGCTCGAATCGCTCGAACCGGCGCTCGCGATCCTCGCGCAGTTCGACGACGGCGACCGCGCGGCGGTGCGCGGCATCGTGACCACGTTGACGGAAGGCATGGAATTCGACCTGCGCACCTTCCCCGATGAAACCTCGGGACAGATCGTCGCGCTGCGCCGGCCGGACGAACTGGATCGCTATACCTATCTGGTCGCGGGCTGCGTCGGCGAATTCTGGACCGCGATGACCTATGCGCATCAGCCGGGCGTGCTCACCGCGGATGCCGCGGCCATGACGGCGCGCGGCATCCGTTTCGGCAAGGCCTTGCAGATGACGAACGTGCTGCGCGACTGCGGCAAGGATCTGCGCATCGGCCGCTGCTATCTGCCGGTCGAACTGCTGGGCCGGCACGGCCTCGCGCTCGAGGATCTGTCGGGGCCGGACGCGTCGCGGCGCGCGCGGCCGCTGCTCGTCGACCTGGTGCGGCTGACGCTCGATCACTTCCGCGCGGGCATCGACTACACGTTCGCGATTCCCGCGCAGGCGATGCGGCTGCGCCTCGCCTGCCTGTGGCCGATCCTGATCGGCCTCAATACCTTGCTGCTGCTGGTGGAGAACGACGCGTGGCTCGATCCGGCGCGGGCGTCGAAGGTGCGCCGCAACGACGTCTACAAGGTGCTCGCGTATTCGGTGCCGCTGTCGCTGTCGAACGGCCTGCTGCGGGTCTGGCTCGATCGGCTCACGCGCGATATCGAAGCGCGGCTCGGCGAATCGGCCGGGGCTGCCGGCGTGCGCGTTTAA
- a CDS encoding cytochrome ubiquinol oxidase subunit I, translating to METAFSALDLARLQFAFTVSFHIVFPALSIGLASFIAVLEYRWLKTRKPYYKTLCLFWSKIFAIAFGMGVVSGVVMSYQFGTNWSGFSSFAGSVTGPLLMYEVMTAFFLEAGFLGIMLFGWNRVSPRAHFGATLMVAIGTLISTFWILASNSWMQTPQGFEIVDGKVVPTDWFQIIFNPSFPYRLAHMAIAAFIVAALVVAATAAWHLLKGRRDRAVKKMFSMSLWLLLVLAPVQAMIGDQHGLNTLKHQPAKIAAIEGLWETERGGTSLNLFGIPDMQAETTRYAVSVPHLGSLILTQSWDGEIRGLKAFPPEDRPNSTVVFWSFRIMVALGFAMIGLALAAWALRRRGRLYEAKWFQRAALVMGPTGFISLLAGWVTTEVGRQPWVVYGVMRTAHAVSPLSTQQVGLSLLTFVIVYFLVFGTGIHYMLKLMKAGPALPGDGHDDAHDARPDHTGRRPLSATNHLIDAA from the coding sequence ATGGAAACCGCATTCTCGGCCCTAGATCTGGCCCGCCTGCAATTCGCCTTCACCGTCTCGTTCCACATCGTCTTCCCGGCGCTCAGCATCGGCCTCGCGAGCTTCATCGCGGTGCTCGAATACCGCTGGCTCAAGACCCGCAAGCCCTATTACAAAACCCTCTGCCTGTTCTGGTCGAAGATTTTCGCGATCGCGTTCGGCATGGGCGTCGTGTCCGGCGTCGTGATGAGCTACCAGTTCGGCACCAACTGGTCGGGCTTCTCCAGCTTCGCCGGCTCGGTCACGGGCCCGCTGCTGATGTACGAGGTCATGACCGCGTTCTTCCTCGAAGCGGGCTTCCTCGGCATCATGCTGTTCGGCTGGAACCGCGTGAGCCCGCGCGCGCACTTCGGCGCGACGCTGATGGTCGCGATCGGCACGCTGATCTCGACCTTCTGGATCCTCGCCTCGAACAGCTGGATGCAGACGCCGCAGGGCTTCGAGATCGTCGACGGCAAAGTGGTGCCGACCGACTGGTTCCAGATCATCTTCAACCCGTCGTTCCCGTACCGGCTCGCGCACATGGCGATCGCCGCCTTCATCGTCGCCGCGCTGGTGGTGGCCGCCACGGCCGCGTGGCACCTGCTGAAGGGCCGCCGCGACCGCGCGGTGAAGAAGATGTTCTCGATGTCGCTGTGGCTGCTGCTGGTGCTCGCGCCCGTGCAGGCCATGATCGGCGACCAGCACGGCCTCAACACGCTCAAGCACCAGCCCGCCAAGATCGCCGCGATCGAGGGCCTGTGGGAAACCGAACGCGGCGGCACCTCGCTCAACCTGTTCGGGATTCCCGACATGCAGGCGGAAACCACGCGCTACGCGGTGTCGGTCCCGCACCTGGGCAGCCTGATCCTGACTCAGAGCTGGGACGGCGAGATCCGCGGCCTCAAGGCCTTCCCGCCCGAGGACCGGCCGAACTCGACGGTCGTGTTCTGGAGCTTCCGCATCATGGTCGCGCTCGGCTTCGCGATGATCGGCCTCGCGCTCGCCGCCTGGGCCCTGCGCCGGCGCGGCCGCCTCTATGAAGCGAAGTGGTTCCAGCGCGCCGCGCTCGTGATGGGGCCGACCGGTTTCATCTCGCTGCTCGCGGGCTGGGTGACGACCGAGGTCGGCCGCCAGCCGTGGGTGGTGTACGGCGTGATGCGCACCGCGCACGCGGTGTCGCCGCTGTCGACGCAGCAGGTCGGCCTGTCGCTGCTGACCTTCGTGATCGTGTACTTCCTCGTGTTCGGCACGGGCATCCACTACATGCTGAAACTGATGAAGGCCGGCCCCGCGCTGCCGGGCGACGGGCACGACGACGCGCACGACGCGCGCCCCGACCACACCGGCCGCCGCCCGCTGTCGGCGACGAACCACCTGATCGACGCGGCCTGA
- a CDS encoding carboxymuconolactone decarboxylase family protein, which yields MSRLTTIPPTDAAGATAEVFATIRKAIGKVPNAYATIGTHHPDALTAMLAVDAVVGKGTLSKAEIETVRLAVSEAAGCDYCVAAHTLAGKFAGLAPDAMKQIRHGEPTGDAKRDALVAFVRTLVTTRGTVPADALERFRAAGFSERQVIEVILTVTGITFTNLVNRVNDTDLDFPAVA from the coding sequence ATGTCCAGACTGACCACGATCCCGCCCACCGACGCCGCCGGCGCGACCGCCGAGGTATTCGCGACGATCCGCAAGGCGATCGGCAAGGTGCCGAATGCCTACGCGACGATCGGCACCCATCATCCGGACGCGCTGACGGCGATGCTGGCGGTCGACGCGGTGGTGGGCAAGGGGACGCTGTCGAAGGCCGAGATCGAGACGGTGCGGCTGGCGGTGAGCGAGGCGGCCGGGTGTGACTACTGCGTGGCCGCGCACACGCTCGCGGGCAAGTTCGCCGGCCTCGCGCCGGATGCGATGAAGCAGATCCGCCACGGCGAGCCGACGGGCGATGCGAAGCGCGATGCGCTGGTGGCGTTCGTGCGCACGCTCGTCACGACGCGCGGCACGGTGCCGGCCGACGCGCTCGAACGGTTCCGCGCGGCGGGATTCAGCGAACGGCAGGTGATCGAGGTGATTCTGACGGTGACGGGGATCACGTTCACGAATCTCGTGAATCGCGTCAACGACACGGATCTGGATTTTCCGGCGGTGGCGTGA
- the cydB gene encoding cytochrome d ubiquinol oxidase subunit II produces MDVTVIWAAIIAFGLFMYVVLDGFDLGIGIVFPFFPDEKERDLMMNTVAPVWDGNETWLVLGGAGLFAVFPIVYSTVLSALYLPLIFMLVCLIFRGVSFEIRAKARRTKHLWDLAFIGGSAGATFFQGIALGAFLQGIPIKDGQFAGHAFDWLTPFSLLTGLGLIATYALLGCCWLVAKTEGDLQRRLHRVVWPLTVVLLGFMAVISLWTPLQDPTIAQRWFDSGLFWRLLPVPFLVAGCALWMYRAVRARHDMTPFVLALLLVLLGYVGLLVTLFPYAIPQTMTIWEAAAPRSSQTFTLVGAAVILPIIVAYTTMGYWVFRGKVRHEDQHYYHH; encoded by the coding sequence ATGGATGTCACCGTCATCTGGGCCGCGATCATCGCATTCGGCCTTTTCATGTACGTCGTGCTGGACGGCTTCGATCTCGGCATCGGCATCGTGTTCCCGTTCTTCCCGGACGAGAAGGAACGCGATCTGATGATGAACACCGTCGCGCCCGTGTGGGACGGCAACGAGACCTGGCTCGTGCTGGGCGGCGCGGGCCTGTTCGCCGTGTTCCCGATCGTCTACTCGACCGTGCTCTCGGCGCTCTATCTCCCGCTGATCTTCATGCTGGTGTGCCTGATCTTCCGCGGCGTGTCGTTCGAGATCCGCGCGAAGGCGCGCCGCACCAAGCACCTGTGGGATCTCGCGTTCATCGGCGGCTCGGCCGGCGCGACCTTCTTCCAGGGCATCGCGCTCGGCGCGTTCCTGCAAGGGATTCCGATCAAGGACGGCCAGTTCGCCGGCCACGCGTTCGACTGGCTCACGCCGTTCAGCCTGCTGACGGGCCTGGGCCTCATCGCAACCTATGCGCTGCTCGGCTGCTGCTGGCTGGTGGCGAAGACGGAAGGCGACCTGCAGCGCCGCCTGCACCGCGTGGTGTGGCCGCTGACGGTCGTGCTGCTCGGCTTCATGGCGGTGATCAGCCTGTGGACGCCGCTGCAGGACCCGACGATCGCGCAGCGCTGGTTCGACTCCGGGCTGTTCTGGCGCCTGCTGCCGGTGCCGTTCCTGGTGGCCGGCTGCGCGCTGTGGATGTACCGCGCGGTGCGCGCCCGCCACGACATGACGCCGTTCGTGCTCGCGCTGCTGCTCGTGCTGCTCGGCTACGTCGGGCTGCTCGTGACGCTGTTCCCGTACGCGATTCCGCAGACCATGACGATCTGGGAAGCGGCCGCGCCGCGTTCGAGCCAGACCTTCACGCTGGTGGGCGCCGCCGTGATCCTGCCGATCATCGTCGCCTACACTACGATGGGTTACTGGGTATTTCGAGGCAAGGTACGACATGAAGACCAGCACTACTACCATCACTGA
- a CDS encoding MDR family NADP-dependent oxidoreductase translates to MRGAAARDGSQEFAMDFQPRVSRYVELVAHPEGTLKSSHFAIAEAPLPPLAPHQVLVRNRWFRVSVSTRLMASRDAKEINGIPFPPLKPGDALADGAIGEVIAAAPESGLRVGETVLHRRGWRDYAVVDAAQCTVLRRDPIEPAAYLGHGWTAYAALTRGIQVKPGDTVFVSSGAGAIGSMAGQIARRLGAGRVIGSTRSPDKAAWMKEALGYDTVIVDDNRPFVTQLGDVAPDGIDVFVDMVGGEQLSAAVTLAREGARFVILGALVAELRAERSSSIAPVEIDTFRLPIKGITLRGYSADDDKPEAFDEWLQRLDEWRDEQPVQLTCTTFSGLEQGPAALQEACAGKLKGVVMVEL, encoded by the coding sequence GTGCGCGGCGCCGCTGCCCGCGACGGGTCACAGGAATTCGCCATGGATTTTCAACCCCGTGTTTCACGTTACGTCGAACTCGTCGCCCACCCCGAGGGCACGCTCAAGTCGAGCCATTTCGCGATCGCCGAGGCACCCTTGCCGCCCTTGGCGCCTCATCAGGTCCTGGTGCGCAACCGCTGGTTCCGCGTCTCCGTGTCGACGCGCCTGATGGCGAGCCGCGACGCGAAGGAAATCAACGGCATTCCGTTTCCGCCGCTCAAGCCGGGCGATGCGCTGGCCGACGGGGCAATCGGCGAGGTGATCGCCGCTGCACCGGAATCAGGGCTGCGCGTGGGCGAAACGGTGCTTCATCGGCGGGGCTGGCGCGACTATGCCGTTGTCGACGCGGCTCAGTGCACGGTGTTGCGGCGCGACCCCATCGAACCGGCCGCGTACCTCGGCCACGGCTGGACCGCCTACGCGGCGTTGACGCGCGGCATCCAGGTCAAGCCCGGCGACACCGTCTTCGTCTCCAGCGGCGCCGGCGCGATCGGCTCGATGGCGGGGCAGATCGCGCGCCGGCTCGGGGCCGGGCGCGTCATCGGCAGCACGCGCAGCCCGGACAAGGCCGCGTGGATGAAAGAAGCGCTCGGCTATGACACCGTGATCGTCGACGACAACCGCCCCTTCGTCACGCAGCTGGGCGACGTCGCGCCGGACGGCATCGACGTCTTCGTCGACATGGTCGGCGGCGAGCAGCTGAGCGCCGCGGTCACGCTGGCGCGAGAGGGGGCGCGCTTCGTGATTCTGGGGGCGCTCGTGGCAGAGCTGCGCGCCGAACGCTCCAGTTCCATCGCGCCGGTCGAGATCGATACGTTCCGGCTGCCGATCAAGGGCATCACGCTGCGCGGCTATAGCGCCGACGACGACAAACCCGAAGCCTTCGACGAATGGCTGCAGCGCCTCGACGAATGGCGCGACGAGCAGCCCGTTCAACTGACCTGCACGACCTTCAGCGGGCTCGAGCAGGGGCCGGCGGCGCTGCAGGAAGCCTGTGCGGGCAAGCTCAAGGGCGTGGTGATGGTCGAACTGTAG
- a CDS encoding CaiB/BaiF CoA transferase family protein codes for MNALQGIKVVDLSRALSGPFCSMSLADLGADVIKVEPGPSGDMSRSWGPFDRGVSTYYLSCNRNKRGICVDFRHPDGLAAVRRLIRDADVVIENFRPGTLDAMGLGYDTLSADNPRLVLGSITAFGAHGPLRDWPGFDQIAQGYTGLMSLTGFADGEPTRTGTAIGDLSSGMWLTTAIVAALFERTHTGRGRQVGTSLLESLVGLLSVHGQRYLSLGEVPRRTGNAHAVIAPYGVFETADGPLNLAPITTDMWRRLCEVLDLRGLVDDPRFATNESRVAHRDALKALLETRLRTRGKREWTACFVAAGLPAGPIHTLDEVFGDPQVAHCQLVDTLDHPTLGALRQVVTPLATPADDSTGGAARRRRAPPELGEHTVEVLREAGFDTAAIDSLLAGRAVFQHAPELAGALS; via the coding sequence ATGAATGCATTGCAAGGCATCAAGGTCGTCGATCTGAGCCGGGCGCTGTCCGGCCCGTTCTGCTCGATGTCGCTCGCCGATCTCGGCGCCGACGTCATCAAGGTCGAGCCCGGCCCCAGCGGCGACATGAGCCGCAGCTGGGGGCCGTTCGATCGCGGCGTCAGCACCTACTACCTGTCGTGCAACCGGAACAAGCGCGGCATCTGCGTCGACTTCCGGCATCCGGACGGCCTCGCCGCGGTGCGCCGCCTGATCCGCGACGCGGACGTCGTGATCGAGAACTTCCGGCCCGGCACGCTCGACGCGATGGGCCTCGGCTACGACACGCTGAGCGCCGACAATCCGCGCCTCGTGCTCGGCAGCATCACCGCGTTCGGCGCGCACGGTCCGCTGCGCGACTGGCCCGGCTTCGACCAGATCGCCCAGGGCTACACCGGGCTGATGAGCCTGACCGGCTTCGCCGACGGCGAACCGACCCGCACCGGCACCGCGATCGGCGACCTCAGCTCGGGCATGTGGCTCACGACCGCGATCGTCGCCGCGCTGTTCGAGCGCACCCACACCGGACGGGGCCGGCAGGTCGGCACGTCGCTGCTGGAGAGTCTCGTCGGGCTGCTGAGCGTGCACGGACAGCGCTACCTGAGCCTCGGCGAAGTCCCGCGCCGCACCGGCAACGCGCATGCGGTGATCGCGCCGTACGGCGTGTTCGAGACCGCCGACGGCCCGCTGAACCTCGCGCCGATCACGACCGACATGTGGCGGCGACTGTGCGAGGTGCTCGACCTGCGCGGCCTGGTCGACGATCCGCGCTTCGCGACCAACGAGTCGCGCGTCGCGCATCGCGACGCGCTCAAGGCGCTGCTCGAAACCCGGCTGCGCACGCGCGGCAAGCGCGAATGGACCGCGTGCTTCGTCGCGGCGGGCCTGCCCGCAGGGCCGATCCACACGCTCGACGAAGTGTTCGGCGATCCGCAGGTCGCCCACTGCCAGCTGGTCGATACCCTCGATCACCCGACGCTCGGCGCGCTGCGCCAGGTCGTCACGCCCCTCGCGACGCCGGCCGATGATTCGACCGGCGGCGCGGCGCGCAGGCGACGCGCGCCGCCCGAACTGGGCGAGCACACCGTCGAGGTGCTGCGCGAGGCCGGCTTCGACACCGCCGCGATCGACTCGCTGCTGGCCGGGCGCGCGGTATTCCAGCATGCGCCCGAACTCGCGGGAGCGCTGTCATGA
- a CDS encoding aldehyde dehydrogenase family protein, protein MTPACATDRCIRNFLRRAREAAHCGNAGATNVLPFGGFRQSGLGREPGRAVIDQYTESKSVMMNFG, encoded by the coding sequence ATGACGCCGGCCTGCGCAACGGATCGTTGCATCCGCAACTTTCTGCGCCGCGCGCGCGAAGCGGCGCACTGCGGCAACGCCGGGGCGACCAATGTGTTGCCGTTCGGCGGCTTCAGGCAATCGGGCTTGGGCCGCGAACCGGGGCGTGCCGTCATCGATCAGTACACGGAGAGCAAGTCGGTGATGATGAATTTCGGGTAG